The following coding sequences lie in one Allochromatium vinosum DSM 180 genomic window:
- a CDS encoding efflux RND transporter permease subunit, protein MILSDLSITRPILASVLSLLLVAFGLVSFDRLPLRQFPDIDPPVVSIDTTYRGAAAAVVETRITQVIEERIAGVEGIRTVESTSEDGRSRISIEFSIDRDVDSAANDIRDRVSGIIDQLPSEADPPEIQKVDSNDDVIVWFNLSSERMTVPELSDYARRYLVDRFSVLDGVARVRVGGEQTYAMRVWLDRHALAARGLTVADVEDALRAENIELPAGEVESIDRQFSVRVDRAFNTADDFARLVLKRGADGYLVRLGDVARVERGTEEERTFFRGNGKPMVGLGIIKQSTANTIAVAQAAKAEVERVNQSLPDGMILSQSFDSSVFVEEAIDEVYKTLAIAIGLVVLVIFLFLGNWRATLVPAITVPVSIVSTFTVLLALGFSINILTLLALVLAIGLVVDDAIVVLENIHRRMEEYGETRLVAAYRGTRQVGFAVVATTIVLVAVFVPIAFLRGDLGRLFAEFALTMAAAVVFSSFVALSLSSMLASKVLPAAHRPEGGRAGLSEGIDRLFLAIRRRYRHLLGFLLRRPWIILLALVATLGAAVWLFERIPQEYTPKEDRGAFFILVNGPEGASHSYMKTYMEEIERRLMPYAESGEAIRLLVRSPRAFSNTATFNTGMVIVVLDSHAKRRSAWVIMDEIRAKLADLPGVRAFPVMRQGFGTRTSKPVQFVLGGGSYEELAAWRDTLIAEIEKDNPGLVGLDWDYKETKPQLRVEIDYDRAADLGVTVGTLGRTLETMLGSRRVTTYLDQGEEYDVILEGERHEQSTPTSLENIYIRSARSDALIPLASLARVIETAESPELNRFNRIRAITIEASLAEGLALGDALDYLETKVREHLPEQAQVDYKGQSRDFRNSAAGVLFVFVLGLMVVYLVLAAQFESWIHPLVIMLTVPLAMAGALFGLWITGQSLNIFSQIGLVMLVGLAAKNGILIVEFANQLRDQGLEFRAALVEASETRLRPILMTGVTTAAGAIPLLLSSGAGSETRAVIGIVILAGVLAATVFTLFVVPVAYDRLARHTGSPGAVKQRLEREMADQP, encoded by the coding sequence GTGATCCTCTCCGACCTCTCCATCACCCGCCCGATCCTGGCCAGTGTGCTCTCGCTGCTGCTGGTCGCCTTCGGACTGGTCTCGTTCGACCGGCTGCCGCTGCGCCAGTTTCCGGACATCGATCCGCCGGTGGTCTCGATCGACACCACCTATCGCGGTGCGGCGGCCGCCGTGGTCGAGACCCGCATCACCCAGGTCATCGAGGAGCGCATCGCCGGGGTCGAAGGCATCCGCACCGTCGAGTCGACCAGCGAGGACGGGCGTTCGCGCATCAGCATCGAGTTCAGCATCGACCGCGACGTCGACAGCGCCGCCAACGACATCCGCGACCGCGTCTCCGGCATCATCGATCAGCTCCCGAGCGAGGCCGATCCGCCCGAGATCCAGAAAGTCGACAGCAACGACGACGTCATCGTCTGGTTCAATCTCTCCAGCGAGCGGATGACGGTGCCCGAACTCTCGGATTATGCACGGCGCTATCTGGTCGACCGCTTCTCGGTGCTCGACGGCGTGGCGCGGGTGCGGGTCGGCGGCGAGCAGACCTATGCGATGCGCGTCTGGCTCGATCGCCATGCCCTGGCCGCGCGCGGACTGACGGTCGCCGATGTCGAGGACGCGCTGCGGGCCGAGAACATCGAACTGCCCGCCGGCGAGGTCGAATCGATCGACCGCCAGTTCAGCGTGCGCGTCGATCGCGCCTTCAACACCGCCGACGACTTCGCGCGCCTGGTGCTCAAGCGCGGCGCGGACGGCTATCTGGTGCGTCTGGGCGACGTGGCGCGGGTCGAGCGCGGCACCGAAGAGGAGCGCACGTTCTTTCGCGGCAACGGCAAACCCATGGTCGGCCTCGGCATCATCAAGCAGTCGACCGCCAACACCATCGCCGTCGCCCAAGCGGCCAAAGCGGAGGTGGAGCGCGTCAACCAGTCGCTGCCCGATGGCATGATCCTGAGCCAGAGCTTCGACAGCTCGGTGTTCGTCGAGGAGGCGATCGACGAGGTCTACAAGACGCTCGCCATCGCCATCGGTCTGGTGGTGCTGGTGATCTTTCTGTTTTTGGGCAACTGGCGCGCGACCCTGGTGCCGGCGATCACGGTGCCTGTGTCGATCGTGTCTACCTTCACCGTGCTGCTCGCGCTCGGGTTCTCGATCAACATCCTGACCCTGCTCGCGCTGGTGCTGGCCATCGGGCTGGTGGTCGACGATGCCATCGTGGTGCTGGAGAACATCCACCGGCGCATGGAGGAATACGGCGAGACGCGGCTGGTCGCCGCCTATCGGGGCACACGCCAGGTCGGCTTCGCGGTGGTTGCGACCACCATCGTGCTGGTCGCGGTCTTCGTCCCGATCGCCTTCCTGCGGGGTGATCTGGGACGGCTGTTCGCCGAGTTCGCCCTGACCATGGCCGCCGCCGTGGTCTTCTCCTCCTTCGTCGCGCTCTCGCTGTCGTCGATGCTGGCCTCCAAGGTGCTGCCGGCGGCGCACCGGCCCGAGGGCGGGCGCGCCGGTCTGAGCGAGGGCATCGACCGCCTCTTCCTGGCCATCCGTCGACGCTATCGACACCTGCTTGGCTTCCTGCTGCGCCGGCCCTGGATCATCCTGCTGGCGCTGGTCGCTACGCTCGGTGCAGCCGTCTGGCTGTTCGAGCGCATCCCGCAGGAATACACCCCCAAGGAGGATCGCGGCGCCTTCTTCATCCTGGTCAATGGACCCGAGGGTGCTTCGCACAGTTACATGAAGACCTACATGGAGGAGATCGAGCGCCGGCTCATGCCCTATGCCGAGAGCGGCGAGGCGATCCGGCTGCTGGTGCGCAGTCCGCGTGCCTTCTCCAATACGGCTACGTTCAACACCGGCATGGTCATCGTCGTGCTCGACAGTCATGCCAAGCGCCGCTCGGCCTGGGTCATCATGGACGAGATCCGCGCCAAGCTCGCCGACCTGCCGGGCGTGCGCGCCTTCCCGGTCATGCGTCAGGGCTTCGGCACGCGCACCAGCAAGCCGGTGCAGTTCGTCCTCGGCGGCGGGAGTTACGAGGAACTGGCGGCCTGGCGCGATACCCTGATCGCCGAGATCGAGAAAGACAATCCCGGACTCGTCGGACTCGACTGGGACTACAAGGAGACCAAACCTCAACTACGGGTCGAGATCGACTACGACCGTGCCGCCGATCTCGGGGTGACGGTCGGCACGCTCGGACGCACGCTGGAGACCATGCTCGGCTCGCGCCGGGTGACGACCTATCTGGATCAGGGCGAGGAATATGACGTCATTCTGGAAGGCGAGCGTCACGAGCAGAGTACTCCGACCAGTCTGGAGAACATCTATATCCGCTCGGCGCGCAGCGACGCCCTGATCCCGCTCGCCAGTCTCGCGCGCGTGATCGAAACCGCCGAATCGCCGGAACTCAACCGCTTCAACCGCATCCGCGCCATCACGATCGAAGCCAGTCTGGCCGAAGGGCTGGCACTCGGCGACGCGCTCGACTATCTGGAAACCAAGGTCCGCGAACATCTGCCCGAGCAGGCCCAGGTCGACTACAAGGGCCAGAGCCGTGACTTCAGGAACAGCGCCGCCGGCGTGCTGTTCGTCTTCGTGCTGGGGCTGATGGTGGTCTATCTGGTGCTGGCCGCGCAGTTCGAGAGCTGGATCCATCCGCTGGTCATCATGCTCACGGTGCCGCTGGCCATGGCCGGGGCGCTGTTCGGGCTATGGATCACCGGTCAGAGTCTCAATATCTTCAGCCAGATCGGGCTGGTGATGCTGGTGGGGCTGGCGGCCAAGAACGGCATCCTCATCGTCGAGTTCGCCAATCAACTGCGCGATCAGGGGCTGGAGTTCCGCGCGGCCCTGGTCGAGGCGAGCGAGACCCGGCTCAGACCCATCCTCATGACCGGCGTCACCACGGCGGCCGGGGCCATTCCGCTGCTGCTCTCCAGCGGCGCCGGCTCCGAGACGCGCGCCGTCATCGGTATCGTCATTCTCGCCGGTGTGCTGGCGGCGACGGTCTTCACCCTGTTCGTGGTTCCCGTGGCCTACGACCGGCTGGCGCGTCACACCGGATCGCCGGGAGCCGTCAAGCAGCGGCTGGAGCGTGAGATGGCTGATCAGCCTTAG
- the serB gene encoding phosphoserine phosphatase SerB, producing the protein MSEIVLINVTGEDRPGITAALTAILARYQVPILDIGQSTIHNALALGLLVELPRSGTDCGVFKELLFSAHTLGLDIRFKPIAADDYEGWVRDQGQPRHILTLVGREIEAEHIARVSAVVAERGLNVDRITRLTGRISRRERLPAALASVELSVRGAVPDLTELHGALLALGRVLDVDISVQEDDIFRRNRRLVCFDMDSTLIQTEVIDELAAAAGVGAEVAAITEAAMRGELDFKESFRRRMALLKGLDESVLAGIAERLPITEGADRLIATLKRLGYKVAILSGGFTYFAEHLQRRFGIDYVHANRLEFRDGTLTGEVSGEIVDGARKAELLREIAAREGIRLEQVIAVGDGANDLPMLAIAGLGIAFHAKPIVTEQARHAIATVGLDAILYLLGMRDRDVEALS; encoded by the coding sequence ATGAGCGAAATCGTCCTGATCAATGTCACCGGCGAGGATCGCCCCGGCATCACCGCCGCCCTGACCGCCATCCTCGCCCGCTATCAGGTGCCGATCCTGGACATCGGCCAGTCGACCATCCACAACGCTCTGGCGCTGGGTCTGCTGGTCGAGCTGCCGCGTTCCGGTACCGATTGCGGGGTGTTCAAGGAGCTGCTGTTCAGCGCCCACACCCTGGGGCTCGATATCCGCTTCAAGCCCATCGCGGCTGATGACTATGAGGGCTGGGTGCGTGATCAGGGCCAGCCGCGCCATATCCTGACCCTGGTCGGGCGCGAGATCGAGGCCGAGCACATCGCGCGCGTCTCGGCCGTGGTCGCCGAGCGCGGGCTGAACGTCGACCGCATCACGCGCCTGACCGGGCGCATCTCGCGGCGCGAGCGTCTGCCGGCGGCGCTGGCGTCGGTGGAGCTCTCGGTGCGCGGCGCCGTGCCCGACCTGACCGAGCTGCATGGCGCCCTGCTGGCGCTCGGGCGGGTGCTGGACGTCGACATCTCGGTCCAGGAGGACGACATCTTCCGCCGCAACCGGCGGCTGGTGTGCTTCGACATGGATTCGACCCTGATCCAGACCGAGGTCATCGACGAACTGGCGGCGGCGGCCGGCGTGGGCGCCGAGGTCGCGGCCATCACCGAGGCGGCGATGCGCGGCGAGCTGGACTTCAAGGAGAGCTTCCGGCGGCGCATGGCGCTGCTCAAGGGACTGGACGAATCCGTGCTGGCCGGAATCGCCGAGCGTCTGCCGATCACCGAGGGCGCCGACCGGCTCATCGCCACGCTCAAGCGGCTCGGTTACAAGGTCGCGATCCTCTCGGGCGGTTTCACCTATTTCGCCGAGCATCTGCAACGGCGATTCGGCATCGACTATGTTCACGCCAACCGGCTCGAATTCCGGGACGGTACGCTCACCGGCGAGGTCTCGGGTGAGATCGTCGACGGCGCGCGCAAGGCTGAGCTGTTACGCGAGATCGCCGCGCGCGAGGGCATTCGGCTGGAGCAGGTGATCGCGGTCGGCGACGGCGCCAATGATCTGCCGATGCTGGCCATCGCCGGACTCGGTATCGCCTTCCATGCCAAGCCCATCGTCACCGAGCAGGCGCGTCATGCCATCGCTACGGTCGGACTCGACGCCATCCTCTATCTGCTCGGGATGCGCGATCGGGATGTCGAGGCCCTGTCCTAG
- the pmbA gene encoding metalloprotease PmbA, translated as MPILTTEDTAERLARLQQIIEDLLKEAKRQGASAAEASVGGSAGLEVAVRLGEVETVEHTRDNGLGVTLYFGHRKGSASTSDLSPAAVRDAVSAARAIAQHTQDDPCAHLAPPELMATEIPDLDLCHPWAIEVEQAIELAIACEDAARAHDPRIVNSEGASLSTHLGIHVAGNSHGFLGGYPTTRHSLNCAVIGQDGELMQRDYWWTTARAAADLDSARSVGERAAERTVARLGARRLGTREAPVLFRAEVATGLLRSLVSAINGASLYRRSSFLLDHLGQRIFPEFVRIHEQPHLLRGLSSAPYDGDGVATRAKDLVRDGVLQTYVLDTYSGCRLGMPTTGNAGGVRNLAIEMGDLDRAALLREMGTGLMVTELMGHGVNPVTGDYSRGASGFWVENGEIQYPVEEITIAGNLKQMFAGLVAVGNDCDFPGSTRTGSWLIDRMTIAGE; from the coding sequence ATGCCCATCCTGACCACTGAGGACACCGCCGAGCGTCTGGCCCGGCTGCAACAGATCATCGAAGACCTGCTCAAGGAAGCCAAGCGCCAGGGCGCCAGCGCCGCCGAAGCCTCGGTCGGCGGCAGCGCCGGACTGGAGGTCGCGGTGCGGCTCGGCGAGGTCGAGACGGTCGAGCATACCCGCGACAACGGCTTGGGCGTCACGCTCTACTTCGGCCACCGCAAGGGCTCGGCCAGCACCTCGGATCTCAGTCCGGCGGCCGTGCGCGATGCCGTCAGCGCCGCGCGCGCCATCGCCCAGCACACCCAGGACGACCCCTGCGCCCATCTGGCCCCGCCCGAACTCATGGCCACCGAGATCCCGGACCTGGATCTCTGTCATCCCTGGGCGATCGAGGTCGAGCAGGCGATCGAGCTGGCCATCGCCTGCGAGGACGCGGCGCGCGCCCATGATCCGCGTATCGTCAACTCCGAGGGCGCGAGTCTCTCGACCCATCTCGGCATCCATGTCGCCGGCAACAGTCACGGCTTCCTCGGCGGCTATCCGACCACGCGCCACAGTCTCAACTGTGCCGTCATCGGCCAGGATGGTGAACTGATGCAGCGCGATTACTGGTGGACCACGGCGCGTGCCGCCGCTGATCTGGACTCGGCGCGCTCGGTCGGCGAACGGGCGGCCGAACGGACCGTGGCGCGTCTCGGCGCACGGCGGCTCGGCACACGCGAGGCGCCGGTGCTGTTCCGTGCCGAGGTGGCGACCGGACTCCTGCGCAGTCTGGTCTCGGCCATCAATGGCGCCAGCCTCTACCGGCGCTCCAGCTTCCTGCTCGACCATCTCGGCCAGCGCATCTTCCCCGAGTTCGTGCGCATCCACGAGCAGCCGCATCTGTTGCGCGGACTCTCCAGCGCGCCCTACGACGGCGACGGCGTGGCCACGCGCGCCAAGGATCTGGTGCGCGACGGCGTGCTCCAGACCTATGTGCTCGACACCTATTCGGGCTGCCGGCTCGGGATGCCGACCACGGGCAATGCCGGGGGCGTGCGCAATCTCGCCATCGAGATGGGCGACCTGGACCGCGCCGCGCTCCTGCGTGAGATGGGCACCGGGCTGATGGTGACTGAACTCATGGGCCACGGCGTCAACCCGGTCACGGGCGACTACTCGCGTGGCGCGTCCGGCTTCTGGGTCGAGAACGGCGAGATCCAGTATCCGGTCGAGGAGATCACCATCGCCGGCAATCTCAAGCAGATGTTCGCCGGACTGGTGGCGGTCGGCAACGACTGCGACTTTCCGGGCAGCACCCGCACCGGCTCCTGGCTGATCGACCGCATGACGATCGCCGGGGAATGA